TCCTTTCATTTAAATCTTATACGCATAGAGACTCTAAATCTTGTGGAGGAAGCTAAGTATGGGAGAAGATGGTGGAATTGCTaatattgatgacatgaaaTTGCACGTACACTACGTGCATCCGTTCGTGCAGCGGGCCACGTACGCGCGGACGTGGCGAGCTTGGCCACCAGGAAGAATGCATGCAGGTACAAGTGTATATGGTAAAGTACACGTCTAGATGCACAACGACTTGCTAATCCAGTGACCCATCCATGGTTACACACGTGTACATGTTACTGGAGTACTACGCGTGAGtgtgatagatagatagaacaTCTCGTTCGTATGTATATACCGGTACACGTACGATCGACGGGACAGACTAATTAACTACTAGTCAAAGCTTGAAATATATGGaaaatagtaattaattaatccacaGTTGATTAGTTTGGGTACGTGATTGATAAGAGTACAGATATATATCACATCACCAGGAGAAAAACCGAAGAATGCATTCATGCTACACGTTTGTACTCATGGTCGATTGGTcctcagctgctgctgcttacaAGTTGGTCAGTATACTCTCTACGTGAtagtaaaggaagtcgtttattCAAACCTTAAAAATAgaaattataaataatttttaagttattgagtttaaaaatataaaaattatatgaatagatttgtcttaaaaaatactttcataaaagtatacatatatcactttttaataaatatttttatagaataaagttgtgttttggagaccgtgtcgctatccaaaacgacttcctacaagtacggagagagtatacttttttttcttctctttgatTAATCGACTGTTGACTCAAAATATCCAAATAAAAGATTTGTATCAAACAAATTTATATACTACTCCCGCAATATATCAACCTGGTActaaatgatatatatatcttaATACTACCATTATGGACGGACTCTCCATCCAGATTCACAGTAGTATGACATGTTTCATCTAGTactatattcttatatttttatatggaggGAATATCAAGTTATGTATGTTTTAGAAAATTcagacaaatatattttttcttttttccaactttctttctttttttttctttctttttgtgtgGAGACAAACCAAATATGTACTGGAATTTACTTTATGGATCGGGAGAGAATGTCAAACTGAAAAAAAGCTATGAATAAACCGCGAGCGTCGACGACGATGCCaccagagagagagatgaaaaaaaaagtgaataaagaaaaagaaacaaggagaggaaaagaaagaaatgggtGATGAGTGGCTCCAATGATTGGAAGCAAAGCAGGTGTGTGTTGTCGGGGGAAGGCGAGGCAGGGGAGGCCCACGTGGAAGCCTGCCGCGTCCGACGTGGCCCCTCCCGCCCACGTGAGTAGGTGGGCCCTCCCACCCCGGTTTCCCCTCCTGCTTTCCCGCCTCGGCCCACGTGACCCCTGGGCCCACTAGCCCACTACTACCGGCTGCTGctcccggctcggctcggcttaaAATCGAGCTTGGCTTGTcgagttccaaaaaaaaaatcaacctaagAAATGTGACCTCTAGTTTATGTATGTGGATATATGAGGTGTCCATATTCATTGAtctaggaggggtcacatcaTTCCCTCctaggccgagtttagatccaaagttttttctttaaacttctaacttttccatcacactAAAACTTTTcgacacacaaacttctaacttttccgtcacatcgtttcaatttcaaccaaacttctaattttaacgtgaactaaatacaccattgattctttttgggacaGATGACGTAATCGGGTTGGCGTGGGGGCAATGCAGTGATGGGCATGATTGGGGCGatgatgcggcggcggcagggagaggagaggagatgatgGTTGGGTGGAAGGGGACAGCGTGGCCGCACGCCTCGCGTCGGCGTCCGGCAGCACGCACCATGGTCCATGGGCCACGTACGACCCAACTGTAgtgcatcgccgccgcgccggattGTGCCACGTCGTCGATCTTGCTCTCGTTCATCAGCGACTAGTTCATGTCTTTTGTTGAAATGCGTAAATTTCACTATAAGAAATATAAAAAGTGGCTGCTGAGAATGGTTTCTGATCCGGGTTTATGTTTTTAATGGAAACCATGTTCAATCTGGGTGTCCACCGTAACTGCCGTGGCGGATTTATGCCACGCCTTGCTCGTAGAATCTAGGCATACCACATACTATTGATACTAAGGTCGTGTTATTTCCCCATTTTTTCCTGTTCGTAccttttcaaacggctaaacaGTGGAGTATGActtttgcaaaagttttttatatacaaaagttactttaaaaaaattatattaatccatttatcAAGTCTTTAAgctattacttaattaatcacgtattaatGGGTAACACCGGAAACCACGGGGAACTCCACCTTCCAAACTCAGCCTAAGTATAGACGCAAACGCTTGTATAAACACACTTATACTCGCTCCTGTAAACAAATGCATGCGTGTACATCTATCTATATGAGTACCTCTCAAGATAGAATCTGCATGTTATAAGAGTTATGAAGTCACAACAGATTTATACCGACATTGTTAAAAGGATAATTAGCTGTAAATACGAGCATCCATGTAACTGATCTCATAATTTCGTTGGAACACATGTTTTTGTACGTACCCCTCTATCCAAAAAAATTTAATCCTAGCTATAAACCTGGACATATACGTCAGGTTCGTAGCCAGTTTTTGGGACGTAGTAGTAAGCGATAGGAATCGGTTTAATCGATAATGGACTTGATCGATACAATTAGCTCTATTGTCGTATATATGGCTGGCTGCTGCAATACACGGTTGTTGCCGACACTCTCGACTATTAATTACCAGGTTTGTTATCGCATTCGAGGATGTGCACATGTTGTGTTATTAGTGATGGATTGCTTCAATGTGGCTTACTTATTTCACTCTCATCTTTTCTTAGGAATATGCGGAAGATTTgtaagccttttttttttttgaggttgCAACCAATTGTCCATACTTTCGGTACGGACTACGGAGACTATTCCACTGATAGGAGTACATCtgttatctttctctttttctctttttctttgtggCATCTCTGTCACATCTTGGGCTATATCTTCATAAAAGAAAATAGGCACCCCAAAAGTCAACAGCTTAAAATGGAGCAATGTACTACTgcttatactacctccgtcccaaaataagtgcagtcgtggatatccgtgcccaacgtttgatcatccgtcttatttgaaaaatttgtgaaaaatttgaaaatatttagtcacacataaagtactattcatgatttattatctaatagcaataaaaatactaatcataaaaaattttcaaataagacgaacgttcaaacgttgaacatgaatagtgcaaaactacacttattttgggatggagggagtccCATTTTAAGCTGTCTAGTTGCTTCGTCCGTCCCTAAAGAGATATAGGTCCTGCTTGGGgagctaagggtgtgtttggttgcctggCTCGTCCCTGGCTCGCATCTCGGATGCAACTTGTAGACTGTTTGGTTGACTGCACGTGTCCCACAGCCAGGCCGAATAGATGCAAAAAGTCTCTCGCAGCCAGGCTGAGCAGGAACGACCGAATCGAGCTTCGCTGCTCATCCTGGCTCCACGCATGCAGCGGCGCCGCACCCGCGCATGCAAGCACTGCACCCGCGCGTGCAGGGAGAGCCGGAGAGACGATGGGGTCCCCGACACCACCCTACCTTCTTCCTCATTTCTtctatcttctcttctcttcgcTATTGCCGGTCATGGCCACCAGCGGCGaccatctccatctccgccgGCCAGATCAGGCTAGCTGCAAGTCCtgctcctccctctcttcttcaGCAAGGGCTCGCCAAGAGCTCTCTACCGGCGGATCCGGAGGGCATGAGCTCGCCACTGCCAGATCTACCTGCACGGAGATGTCGAAGTATGAGCTTGGCTtaagctcgtcgtcgtcgccagcgGCACCACTTTCCTCGCCGGCTTGAGCTCGTCGCTGCGCGGACACCCTCGCCGCCACAGACAGCTACCTCAAATCCATCTCCtactcaccttttttttttcgccagaTTCAGAGGTTAGAAGCTCGGGCCTGCCAGATCCGAGTAACCACAACACCCTCCCGGCCGCTAGACCCGCTgcaccgacggcggcgaacaTGCCTAGCTGGGTGGCACGAGCGGCTAGGTACCGGCGGCGGCAAGTTCCTCTGCGAGCTctgttctcctttttttttctttcttttttccaccGAATGTCATTAACCACTGATAAATATGGTATATGTACTGCTGTGCAACTGTATATGCTCATCCGATACTGTTTTCAATTATTGTTGTCAGGAGCTCCGAAATCAATGCTTTGTATATTTTGCATGTACTATTaaatctgatatatatatataccataaaTAAATACGCTTTTATTTCGTAGATGGTAAGAATTTTCACTATTAATTCTAAGTGAGGTAATCTCTCcttcaaagaaagaaaatactcATACCTACTATCCAtacaaccaaacaaacaaaatctCTTTCAAACCGTATCTTTGGTGCAAGCAACCAAGCAGAATCTCACGCTAACCTGGCTAAACCAATACAGCCAACCAAACGGTTGCATATGTATCTACCTAGCCAGGCCAAACTCAGCCTTGATGGAAGAGATGGGCCAGGCTAAAACAATGCaaacaaccaaacacaccctgaTTCTGAGAAGCCAActtctgagaatctgaaaaAGATATGTTTTCCAGTTTTTGACTTGTAGTTTACAACTACAGCTttagaatctagaaaaaaacTTAGACTGTTTGGAGAGCTTCTGATTTCTAAGAGAAGCTGCAACAGTTAAAAACTCCCCTAAACTGGTCCATAGTTTTCAGTGGTCAAAAGTGAGATTATACATGAGGTTAAGCAAATAATATACTATTCATTAATACTTGGAGAGAACAAGGAGAGGAGAAAACTAGGGGAATGAGAGAGTATTATTAGTTCgatggttaaaaaaataaataaaaagatgaAATAGTAAATAGTATTaaggaagaaaaatattttttgtgagctaaaattttaaactataaTTAGATTTTCTTTTGGACAAGGAGATTAGAGATTAATGTTTGGGAAAGACTCTGCTGGTATCTCTCAATTACGGAGGAATTGAGGGTGATTGGATAAGATAAAAAGAAAGATAATCAAATAGACAAATAATACTACTCTCTATTTAAGATATAATAGTACATAGAAAAATAGGGTTAGGGGAGTATAAAAAAATCTTAACATTTGTGAATAAACATAACACACACTaggaaaaatgtttcactatattaGTAGACAAAGTGGATAAGCCTCAGGAGATATACTTAATAGTCCAGTGATAAAAAGACGTGTGGTTTCAACCTTAAGAATCCTCACCACGAttataatttcttcttaaaaaatattcgAAGGGGCGTTTCtctctctatatttttttatttttttagcgtAAAGCCGTAAAACCTCAGGTTGCGAGCTATGGGCAGGCTCAACTGAAGGCATGGCCAGGAACCAGGGTCAAAGGAGCAACAAGTCATgtccggtgggccccacccggcCCCAACCCCGGGGGACAAGTCAATGAGTGCCCCCGCTCCCTCCGAACAGGAGAAGCTGCTCATCATTTGCGCTGCGACGCTGACGCGTGCGCCCATTCCACGCAAAAGAATACTAGCAGCCCATGCATGcacaatactactactactagtattttCTTTGACTTTTCCTGCACCCCACAAAATATCGCTTTTGATCTAATCTCCTCCTTAATTACCCCCTCTAATCAAGCTCCCCTGTCTCCCCCACGCTTTAaaagcttcctcctcctcctcctcgccaaccACCACCCTCAGTCCCTCACCTCCATTTCCATCAAGCCCAAGAACGAACTCACCACGCTAGTGTTGAGAAGTGGAGAGAGTTGAGAGGAATCAATGGAGATGATGGTTCATGGGAGGAGAGACGAGCAGTATGGCGGGCTCGGGctcgggcttgggcttgggctcagcctcggcgtcgccggtggtgcagccgacgacgagcagccgccgccgcgccgtggtgccgccccgccgccgcagcagcagctgtgCGGCTGGAACGGCGGCGGTCTcttctcctcgtcttcctccggTGAGTATAGATGGACGGACTTACGTCGAAgtcgtgcgtgcatgcatggatCGATCTTACGAAGGTTAGTTTGTGTGCAGATCATCGGGGGAGGTCGGCGATGATGGCGTGCCACGACGTCATCGAGATGCCGTTCCTGCGGGGGATCGACGTGAAccgtgcgccggcggcggagacgacgacgacgacggcgagggggccCAGCTGcagcgaggaggacgaggagcccGGCGCGTCCTCCCCCAACAGCACGCTCTCCAGCCTCAGCGGCAAGCGCGGCGCACcatctgccgccaccgccgccgccgccgccagcgacgacgaggacTCCGGCGGCGGATCCCGCAAGAAGCTCCGCCTCTCCAAGGACCAAGCCGCCGTCCTCGAGGACACCTTCAAAGAGCACAACACCCTCAATCCCGTAAGCaaaacaatcaatcaatcaaactAATTACCAATCCACCATGAAATCGATCAAGAACAATCCGATTGACTTGTTCTTGCTGGATTGATCAGAAGCAGAAGGCGGCTCTGGCGAGGCAGCTGAATCTGAAGCCGCGGCAGGTGGAGGTGTGGTTCCAGAACAGGAGGGCGAGGACGAAGCTGAAGCAGACGGAGGTGGACTGCGAGCTGCTCAAGCGCTGCTGCGAAACGCTCACCGACGAgaaccgccgcctccaccgcgagCTCCAGGAGCTCCGCGCCCTCaagctcgccaccgccgccgccgcgccgcaccacctCTACGGCGCCCGCGtcccgccgcccaccaccctcACCATGTGCCCCTCCTGCGAGCGCGTCGCCTCCgcagccaccaccacccgcaacaactccggcgccgcccccgcgcggCCGGTGCCCACCCGcccgtggccgccggcggcggcgcagaggtcGTCGGCGTAGAGACCCCACTActgattaattagttaattagaGATGAGTAGTGGCTTTTTCTTAATTAGCAGGgtactaattaattacttaattagggTTGGACCCCTGTAGTTTTCTTGTTTATACTACGTGTATAATTTAGCTctggttttgaactttttagtTAGTTTCataatccttttttttcctatctCTCACTTCACCCTGTTTGTTGTTTACTCAGCAAAGAATATGGTGTCTTTGTATAAAGTGATGCATGAAATGGATCATAAAAGTTTTCAATATTAATTCCTTCATATCTGTAGTGTTCTTGGACTACTAATTACTGCCAAAAGAATGATATGATTACTACTGTATTGATGCTTACTATCCCTCTTGTGGCACTTGAGATCTCAGGATAACGATGGCTGATTTTCCTTGCTTTGTTTTGTTAATCTCCTCATATGTATAAGAccagagtaattaattaattaattaacagggGTCGAACTGTCAACGGTGCAATTATTAACATCTCCGAGTGCAGGCATCAGTGAGGATGAATTCCAAAGAGGaaatcttctccttttctttccatTCCCTGTGATCTTATCTTTGAAGCATTCTAAGCTTCCTGACAGGAACATCTAGCTAAGCTATAGCTAACTTCAGAGATGCAAAACTTGCAAGAAACAAAAGGGGATCAGATCAAGAAACTGAAGCTGAATCTGAAGCAACAGTGACAACAGTCTCTGCAAATCAATTAATCAGTCTCTGAACATGTGTGTCGCTGTTAAACAGGCAGTCAATTAATCAGTCAGAAGGTTTAGTGGTAGCTGCCGTCTGAACCGGGCAAGAAAAGATGAGCAGAATTTGACCTCTTCCAACACACAATCTGCAGCAACTTTTGGCTCATATGTTCTCTGGCCATCTTGGCgaagctactactagtagtacggTGATTGCAGGGGAAATATCTCATCAAATCTGGATGAAAGCTACTGAAGATGAGATCATTGGAACAAGACGAAGTTTCCTGGACCTTACTGAACTTGCGTCAGACAGATCATACCAATCCAGTATCACTGGAATAAGGCCCTATATATTCTAAACATGTTTTTGCACGGATTATTGAGACGGATTTTGTTTactttgatgataaatcaatattttgagaaataaacttCAGTGATTTATAAATAGCTTAAAACAAGTGATCTAAATAATGCAGTAGAAGATCTTTTTTATGAGAAATTGTATAGACAAAAGATAAGCTGAAAATAGCATGCCCTAATACTTGGGATTAACATAGAAAAGCAAGCAATGGCTTAATTAGTAGTACTCGTAGATTATGTGTGAGTTGTCGCTACTATTAGTTAAGTAATCCATAGCTTAATTAGTAGTAGGTGCAGGTGTGCACGCATGATTTGGTCTGGTGATGCAATGCAATCTTGGTTAGATTTGCGCCTAACATAATCAGGATCATTAGCCTCCCCAGCCAGCATGCCATGTGCAGGATGCCACTAAACTACTAAAAATCATttggcatcatcatcatccaacaGAGGCATAATGCGTGCGAGGTGATGCATCATTGTTTAACCAAAGTGATTAATTATCTCATTAGGTGTACTACTCTTGTGTGCAGGGCTTAGATGTGGAGGGATCACGAAGCAAACAGGTCCCACGCGGAGCCCCTCAGCTTAAATCCGGGAGCAAAAGCTGCagagatgagaagaaaatttGCTAATTCATGGGACACATTTGCTCCCTGCTTTTGCTAACACCTAGTACAGTATACTATACCCCTCTTTTGCTGAACCTTGCTTTGCTTGATGAAGTTTTCAAAGCTGGTAATCAATGATGATGCCTGTCAGTTTACAATACTTTAATTGTACACTAATTGTGTTTTGTGCagttgtggacttgtggtgTGCAAATGCAAAGTTGCTTGGTGATCAATGATTGTGCTAGTATTGCCTGCACAAAGTCCCTGATTAGAAAGGCTGAAATGTTGTGCTTACTAAGTAGTGTTCATTACTGGGGCCAATGCTACTGTCTTTTcaattcttttttctctctcttttctttttcacatgCTTTCCTGGAGCAGAGTGTAGTTAGTCAGAGCAGAGAAAGCGAGGTTAATACGAGTTTATTAGCAGGATTAGTACTCAGGAACTGCACTTTTACTGTTGCTGCGACTGTTCAGTCCAATACATATTCAGAAGGGTTAGGTAGGACATCCAGATTCCAGTTGTGAATTTCTTTTCTGTTCCTGAGCCAGCAGGTCAGCTCCTGCGCGTGCACGTAGCATCTGATCTGATACGGTGAAGCATTGTTCGCTTCTGCCTCTGAATTCTGATCCTTCCTTGGCGTAGAATGGAAGCAATTCAGAAGACCAACTCGCGTAGCTCAACTGATTCATCAGCAATTCGCATGTAGATCCTTCTGTCTGAATATGTGATCAAGCCAATGGAAATACACTAAGCTACATCGAGCTCCGGCCATGGTCAGGTCCAAGGGTTGAACTTCTGACCTCATAGATGAcgctaagggcatgtttagttcgcgaaaagaaaatttttgagtgtcacattggatgtttgaccggatgtcggaagggggttttggacacgaatgaaaaaactaatttcataactcgtctggaaaccgcgagaagaatcttttgagcctaattaatccgtcattaacatatgtaggttactgtaccacttatgactaatcatggactaattaggctcaaaagattcgtctcacgacttCTCCCCAACtgcgcaattagtttttttaatatatatttaatgctacatacatatgtccaagaattcgatgtgatgtttttggggaaaaaaatttggaaactaAAACAGGCCtaacacaaacaaacaaacaagagtAAATCACAAAACCCCAGGTTTTGAGACACATACAACATAAAACCTCGGGTATTATGACTTGTTTCGAGTAACACTAGATTTTGAGGCAAAATGTTTCAAAAAGCCATATGTTTACATCAAATACTCATAGTTTTATTATTGTATATGTTCACATTAGTAAACTCAAAATACATATACCACTCGTGTActttatcttcttcctcactTTTGTATTACACCATTTAAAAAGTgcaacacaagtacacaacccCTTAATAATGACACATTAACCAGTTACTTATATACATAAACAGCCATACTACCAATAACCGATGCTCGTTAAAATAAGTCCAAACACGTATATCATGggaaatactttcataatatataattagtcAAAAACAATGATATTAGCTTAAACATGGGGTTTCTTGAAACATTTTGCCCCAAAACCTAGGGTTATTCGAAACAAATCTTAATACCTAGGGGTTTTGCATTACGGGTGCCTCAAAAACtggattttgtgaaatttactcaacaAACAAAGATgcattactctctccgtttcataatattcGCACTATGTTAAACTATGTgattattactctctccgtttcatattataatcaCATAGTTTATATGAAATCAAACACTTTTACTTTTTaccattaatttttaaaaacatgTATAATTCAACATGATAATTTaccattaatttttaaaaacttgTATAG
The sequence above is drawn from the Oryza glaberrima chromosome 10, OglaRS2, whole genome shotgun sequence genome and encodes:
- the LOC127786144 gene encoding homeobox-leucine zipper protein HOX1, producing the protein MEMMVHGRRDEQYGGLGLGLGLGLSLGVAGGAADDEQPPPRRGAAPPPQQQLCGWNGGGLFSSSSSDHRGRSAMMACHDVIEMPFLRGIDVNRAPAAETTTTTARGPSCSEEDEEPGASSPNSTLSSLSGKRGAPSAATAAAAASDDEDSGGGSRKKLRLSKDQAAVLEDTFKEHNTLNPKQKAALARQLNLKPRQVEVWFQNRRARTKLKQTEVDCELLKRCCETLTDENRRLHRELQELRALKLATAAAAPHHLYGARVPPPTTLTMCPSCERVASAATTTRNNSGAAPARPVPTRPWPPAAAQRSSA